The following are encoded together in the Flammeovirga agarivorans genome:
- a CDS encoding GAF domain-containing protein: MNLIQQIFKIGVTPQLKGIMKEKVITSNQFAFFMLFFHIFYLVLSIIRAPSLIQWPLLGVLGNLVVLAFNHLQLFQLSRVILCIVPMSVVVVYNSYITPADAIPRMTGFLIGLVHLLIPFLIFDVKEKISQWTMFFLLSTVIVLMFPLGDLLVDPLINYDVMYSPKSKRGVYIALAGLAILLFLMQKERLRYREESERLNKESIERNKDLKVSEQELRDALKQVQRTKTEDAERAWTTQNISDFNDLTRSLEDFEDLIDHSASFLANVLMLNQVAIFNRIEEAGGREYLRRQSVYAYDRKKYLDNNIVEKGEGLVGQCFIERKPIIIKDVPQGYVNISSGLGDATATFVAIYPLLAYDKVEGVIEIASFKPLEDYQLEFLKRICESLAITILNKIAGEQLKGLLKTSQEQAEQMRSQEEEMRQNLEEMTATQEEMSRKEEEYQKEITRLRALLDH; the protein is encoded by the coding sequence ATGAATCTAATTCAACAAATTTTTAAAATAGGTGTTACACCACAGTTGAAAGGTATCATGAAGGAAAAAGTGATTACTTCTAATCAGTTTGCCTTTTTCATGTTATTCTTTCATATTTTTTATTTGGTATTGTCAATTATTAGAGCTCCATCTCTAATTCAATGGCCACTTTTAGGTGTCTTAGGGAATTTAGTGGTATTGGCTTTTAATCATTTGCAGTTATTCCAATTATCAAGGGTTATACTGTGTATTGTTCCCATGTCTGTTGTAGTGGTGTATAATTCTTATATTACACCAGCAGATGCTATTCCTAGAATGACAGGATTTTTGATTGGGTTAGTTCACTTATTAATTCCTTTTTTAATTTTTGATGTTAAGGAGAAGATTTCACAATGGACGATGTTCTTCTTGCTTAGTACGGTGATTGTGTTGATGTTTCCATTAGGAGATTTATTAGTTGATCCATTGATTAATTACGATGTGATGTACTCTCCTAAATCAAAAAGAGGGGTTTACATTGCTTTAGCCGGATTAGCAATATTACTTTTCTTAATGCAAAAAGAGCGTTTACGTTATAGAGAAGAAAGTGAGCGTTTAAATAAGGAAAGTATTGAAAGGAATAAAGATTTAAAGGTTTCTGAACAAGAGCTTAGAGATGCTTTAAAGCAAGTACAAAGAACAAAAACAGAAGATGCTGAAAGAGCATGGACTACTCAGAATATTTCAGATTTTAATGATTTAACCCGTTCATTAGAAGATTTTGAAGACTTAATAGATCACTCCGCAAGTTTCTTAGCTAATGTGTTAATGCTAAATCAAGTAGCTATTTTTAATAGGATAGAAGAGGCTGGAGGGAGAGAATATTTAAGACGTCAGTCTGTTTACGCCTACGATAGAAAAAAATACTTAGACAATAATATTGTAGAAAAAGGAGAAGGTCTAGTTGGTCAATGCTTTATTGAAAGGAAACCAATTATTATCAAAGATGTACCACAAGGGTATGTAAATATTAGTTCAGGTCTTGGTGATGCTACTGCTACATTTGTCGCTATTTACCCATTATTGGCTTATGATAAAGTAGAGGGCGTTATTGAAATTGCAAGTTTTAAACCTCTTGAAGATTATCAGCTAGAGTTCTTAAAAAGAATTTGTGAGAGTTTAGCAATTACTATTTTGAATAAAATTGCGGGAGAGCAATTAAAAGGATTACTGAAGACTTCTCAAGAGCAAGCTGAGCAAATGAGATCCCAAGAAGAAGAGATGCGTCAAAACCTAGAAGAGATGACGGCTACTCAAGAGGAAATGTCAAGAAAAGAAGAAGAATATCAAAAAGAAATTACAAGACTAAGAGCACTTTTAGATCATTAA
- a CDS encoding nicotinate phosphoribosyltransferase, whose translation MHISKDLYAHSLTLLTDLYQITMAYAYWKNGNAEKEAIFHGYFRKNPFNGGFTICAGLEYVLDYLNNFTFDDSDLEYLSSLKDNDNQPLFEEGFIDYLRQLDFQLSIDAVEEGTLLFPSEPFIRVRGPLLQCQLIETAILNIINFQTLITTKAARLKIAAKDDVLLEFGLRRAQGIDGSIGATRAAYIGGFDATSNVLAAKLLKIPVKGTHAHSWIMSYDDELKAFKAYAEAMPTNCIFLVDTYNTLEGVKKAIETGKELREKGHEMIGVRLDSGDLAYLSIEARKLLDNAGFEKASIVASNDLDEYLINSLKIEQGAKISVWGVGTKLVTAYDQPALGGVYKLGAIKNDNGDWEYKVKLSEQINKISNPGFLQVRRMKHKDGKYLADMLYNENTPLEKNSVMIDPNNSFRTKSINCDENSFDLLVPIFENGKLVYTSPTLHEIQCKTLKELTLIDNSIKRFYNPHEYPVGLEKSLHMMKLDIINQIKM comes from the coding sequence ATGCATATTTCAAAAGATCTTTACGCTCACTCACTAACATTGCTTACGGATTTATATCAAATTACAATGGCTTATGCTTATTGGAAAAATGGAAATGCTGAAAAAGAAGCCATCTTTCATGGGTATTTTCGTAAAAATCCATTTAATGGCGGATTCACTATATGTGCAGGCTTGGAATATGTATTAGATTATCTCAATAATTTTACTTTTGATGACAGTGACCTTGAATATTTATCTTCGTTAAAAGACAATGACAACCAACCCTTGTTTGAAGAAGGCTTCATTGACTATCTCAGACAACTTGATTTTCAATTATCAATTGATGCAGTAGAAGAAGGGACGTTATTATTTCCAAGCGAACCCTTTATTCGAGTAAGAGGTCCATTATTACAATGCCAACTGATTGAAACTGCAATATTAAACATCATAAATTTTCAAACCCTTATTACAACAAAAGCTGCCCGATTAAAAATAGCAGCCAAAGATGATGTTCTATTAGAGTTCGGCCTAAGGAGAGCACAAGGAATAGACGGATCTATAGGCGCCACAAGAGCAGCCTATATTGGTGGGTTTGATGCTACCTCTAATGTATTGGCTGCAAAACTTTTAAAAATACCTGTCAAAGGAACTCATGCCCATAGTTGGATTATGTCTTATGATGATGAATTAAAAGCTTTTAAAGCATACGCAGAAGCTATGCCTACTAATTGTATATTTCTAGTGGATACCTACAACACATTAGAAGGGGTAAAAAAAGCCATAGAAACTGGTAAAGAATTAAGAGAAAAAGGACATGAGATGATTGGTGTTCGACTAGATTCAGGCGACCTTGCTTACCTCAGTATCGAAGCAAGGAAATTACTAGATAATGCAGGTTTTGAAAAAGCATCTATTGTAGCTAGTAATGACTTGGATGAATACCTTATCAATAGCCTTAAGATTGAGCAAGGTGCCAAAATTTCTGTTTGGGGAGTAGGTACAAAGTTAGTCACAGCTTATGATCAACCTGCTTTGGGTGGTGTATATAAACTTGGTGCAATAAAGAATGATAATGGAGATTGGGAATATAAAGTAAAGCTCTCGGAACAGATCAATAAAATTTCTAATCCAGGCTTTTTACAAGTAAGACGCATGAAGCATAAAGATGGTAAATATCTAGCCGATATGTTGTATAATGAAAATACTCCACTTGAAAAAAACAGCGTCATGATTGACCCTAACAATAGTTTTCGTACAAAATCTATCAATTGTGATGAAAATTCTTTCGATCTACTAGTTCCTATTTTTGAAAATGGTAAATTAGTGTATACATCTCCAACTTTGCATGAGATTCAATGTAAAACACTAAAAGAATTGACTCTTATCGACAATAGTATCAAAAGATTTTACAACCCTCATGAATATCCTGTAGGACTAGAAAAATCACTTCACATGATGAAACTCGATATTATTAATCAAATCAAGATGTAA
- a CDS encoding FtsK/SpoIIIE family DNA translocase: MNDSLSNVDNFLNYQPQKKIMASEKKQNVRKNIYKPSSAVPNSSATPHAEENERPKRIALPSVSIGKGAFSDPRFKTSIGLSLIFLSIYTLLALLSFVFTGKADQSIIENVGGISNLISSGLEVENWLGLLGAALSHLLVYNLFGIGAVLLVPMLFSEGYQLFTQNKGKIFRFRKMGYICLFYMLWTSLFLGYFVVVNDTPNILGFLCGNVGYTIAEGLYSMIGFGTVIFLVLMVLIHTVYISKFKKVINVIDKVTTNRYNNSSSNNLNDSSVESDDDTAESTLDPASEIARFNAEAVEEYERNQQIHQDAEKEETEDEQEQPEEEDLELVSKIVEDLEEKQQQNNTVEDTAIIPSNNTLPELKEEKKEEAPQAIKVEPISVDVNIQVEHVHQGAPNKALPPKEKKSSPQEIEAKEIREEKKQAEIPAPQREKVTPNTPPIFEIEDKEPAQPTTIELDPPSAPPKKDKTVDPHSLSSVNTTDNVDKADLNALNSIDDEPDELVHVEDMDEYDPKLDLSHYRYPDLDLLHPPKESKAKVTKEELEANKEKIVNTLRHFKIGIASISATIGPTVTLYEIVPEVGIKISKIRNLEDDIALSLAALGIRIIAPIPGRGTIGIEVPNNNREMVSISSVIATEKFAKAKMALPVAFGRTISNEVFVMDLAKMPHLLMAGATGQGKSVGINVLLSSLLYRKHPSELKFVMIDPKKVELSLFNKIERHFLASLPDAEEAIVTDTKKAIHILNSLCTEMDMRYSLLKAAGVRNIKEYNAKFCQRRLNPKKGHRFLPYIVLVIDELADLMMTAGKEIEGPIARLAQLARAIGIHLVVATQRPSVDVITGMIKANFPARLSFRVTSKIDSRTILDTGGADQLIGMGDMLLSTGNDLTRLQCAFIDTDEVEKLCDFISEQTGFNTAYMLPEFEEEQPAQKSGGGSVDDRDDLFEEAARLLVRHQQGSTSLIQRKLSLGYNRAGRIIDQLEAAGIVGPFEGSKARQVNVKTEMELETLLSTL; encoded by the coding sequence TTGAATGATTCATTATCGAATGTAGATAATTTTTTAAACTATCAGCCTCAAAAGAAAATTATGGCTTCTGAAAAAAAACAGAACGTTAGAAAAAATATATACAAACCTTCATCCGCCGTTCCAAATTCCTCTGCAACCCCTCACGCAGAAGAAAACGAACGTCCAAAACGTATTGCTTTACCAAGTGTTTCAATAGGTAAAGGTGCCTTTAGCGATCCAAGATTTAAAACTAGTATTGGGTTATCCCTTATCTTCTTATCAATATATACTCTATTAGCTTTATTGTCTTTTGTGTTTACAGGAAAGGCCGATCAAAGTATCATAGAAAATGTGGGAGGTATTTCTAACCTTATTTCATCAGGATTAGAAGTAGAAAACTGGTTAGGGTTACTAGGTGCAGCACTTTCTCACCTACTCGTTTATAACTTATTTGGTATTGGTGCTGTATTATTGGTTCCTATGCTATTTTCTGAAGGGTACCAATTATTCACTCAGAATAAAGGAAAGATCTTTAGATTTAGAAAGATGGGATATATCTGTCTTTTCTATATGCTTTGGACGAGTTTATTCCTTGGTTATTTTGTTGTTGTCAATGATACTCCGAATATCCTAGGCTTTTTATGTGGAAACGTAGGCTATACTATTGCAGAAGGGTTATATAGTATGATTGGTTTTGGTACGGTCATCTTTTTGGTATTAATGGTACTAATTCATACTGTATACATCTCCAAATTCAAGAAAGTAATTAACGTTATTGATAAAGTAACGACGAATAGATATAACAACTCTAGTTCAAATAATCTAAATGATTCTTCGGTGGAGTCGGATGATGATACTGCTGAAAGCACATTGGATCCCGCTTCTGAAATTGCCCGTTTCAATGCTGAAGCTGTTGAAGAATACGAAAGAAATCAGCAAATTCATCAGGACGCTGAAAAAGAAGAAACCGAAGATGAACAAGAGCAACCTGAGGAAGAGGATTTAGAACTTGTTTCTAAAATTGTGGAAGATCTAGAAGAGAAGCAGCAACAAAACAATACCGTTGAAGACACTGCTATTATTCCTTCTAATAATACTCTTCCAGAATTAAAAGAGGAAAAGAAAGAAGAAGCTCCACAAGCAATAAAAGTAGAGCCTATTTCTGTAGATGTAAATATTCAGGTAGAGCATGTTCATCAAGGAGCGCCAAATAAAGCATTACCTCCAAAAGAAAAGAAGTCTAGCCCTCAAGAAATTGAAGCTAAAGAAATAAGAGAGGAGAAAAAACAAGCAGAAATTCCTGCTCCTCAACGAGAGAAGGTAACGCCAAATACACCTCCTATTTTTGAAATTGAAGATAAGGAACCGGCTCAACCGACCACTATTGAACTTGATCCGCCAAGTGCTCCTCCTAAAAAAGATAAAACCGTAGATCCACATTCATTAAGTTCAGTGAACACCACAGATAATGTAGACAAAGCTGACCTTAACGCCTTAAACTCAATAGATGATGAGCCCGATGAATTGGTTCATGTGGAAGATATGGATGAGTATGACCCCAAATTAGATTTAAGTCATTACAGATATCCTGATTTAGACCTTTTACATCCACCAAAAGAGTCGAAAGCAAAAGTTACTAAAGAGGAACTTGAAGCCAATAAAGAAAAAATTGTCAATACTTTAAGACATTTCAAAATTGGTATTGCCTCAATTAGTGCTACAATCGGACCTACAGTAACCTTATATGAGATTGTCCCAGAAGTAGGCATCAAAATCTCAAAAATCAGAAACTTAGAGGATGATATTGCTTTAAGCCTTGCTGCTTTGGGTATCCGTATTATTGCTCCAATTCCTGGTAGAGGTACAATTGGTATTGAAGTCCCTAATAATAACCGTGAGATGGTTTCAATTTCTTCAGTGATTGCTACTGAGAAATTTGCCAAAGCAAAAATGGCTTTACCGGTTGCTTTTGGTAGAACGATTTCCAATGAAGTATTTGTAATGGACCTCGCCAAAATGCCTCACTTATTGATGGCAGGTGCTACTGGTCAAGGTAAATCTGTTGGTATTAACGTTTTACTAAGCAGCTTACTATACAGAAAACATCCATCGGAATTAAAGTTTGTGATGATTGACCCTAAGAAGGTAGAATTATCATTATTCAATAAAATAGAAAGACATTTCTTAGCAAGTTTACCGGATGCTGAAGAAGCAATTGTAACGGATACAAAGAAAGCAATTCATATTCTTAACTCTTTATGTACAGAAATGGATATGCGTTATTCATTATTGAAAGCAGCTGGAGTTAGAAACATTAAAGAATACAATGCTAAGTTCTGTCAAAGAAGATTAAATCCTAAAAAAGGACACCGCTTCTTACCTTACATCGTACTAGTTATCGATGAGTTAGCAGATTTAATGATGACCGCTGGTAAGGAAATTGAAGGACCTATTGCTCGTTTAGCACAGCTAGCCAGAGCCATTGGAATACACTTGGTTGTAGCAACTCAAAGACCTTCAGTTGATGTAATTACAGGTATGATTAAGGCGAACTTCCCTGCTCGATTGTCTTTTAGAGTAACATCGAAGATTGACTCAAGAACAATCTTAGATACGGGTGGCGCAGATCAGCTAATTGGTATGGGTGATATGTTATTATCGACAGGTAATGACCTTACCCGTTTACAATGTGCTTTTATTGATACTGATGAAGTAGAAAAGCTTTGTGATTTCATATCAGAACAAACAGGGTTTAATACTGCTTATATGCTTCCTGAATTTGAAGAAGAGCAACCTGCACAAAAAAGCGGCGGCGGTAGCGTAGACGATAGAGATGACCTCTTTGAAGAAGCAGCTAGGCTTCTTGTGAGACATCAACAAGGTTCTACTTCTTTAATTCAGAGAAAGCTTAGTCTTGGTTACAATAGAGCCGGTAGAATAATTGACCAATTAGAAGCTGCAGGTATTGTCGGTCCTTTTGAAGGAAGTAAAGCCAGACAAGTAAATGTAAAGACTGAAATGGAGCTAGAAACGCTATTAAGCACACTTTAA
- a CDS encoding LolA family protein — translation MKFKNISILSIFAFILMNTSSVFAQQDEKAQKILDQMSDFYINLSAFSADIHQEAISTNEGLIGDMNIKALISGNKYRMELEGQVIYSDTKTVYRFDQEMEEVTIEEADTEGDLASSPAEIYQLYKKNFKYLYTGNEGGLDIIDLSPEKDSDINFFRIRMFIKPSTHELVKWEMYEKGNLMKYVYTVSNFKKNISVTEKDFMFDTASHPDVEVVDLR, via the coding sequence ATGAAATTTAAAAATATATCAATACTGTCTATTTTCGCTTTTATTCTAATGAATACATCCTCTGTTTTTGCTCAACAAGATGAAAAAGCGCAGAAGATCTTAGATCAGATGAGTGATTTCTACATCAACTTATCTGCCTTTTCAGCTGATATCCATCAAGAAGCTATTAGTACCAATGAAGGTCTTATTGGTGATATGAATATCAAAGCTCTAATTAGCGGTAATAAATACCGTATGGAGTTAGAAGGACAGGTCATCTACAGTGATACAAAAACTGTTTACCGTTTCGATCAAGAAATGGAAGAAGTGACGATAGAAGAAGCTGACACAGAAGGAGATTTAGCAAGTTCTCCTGCTGAAATCTATCAATTATATAAAAAGAATTTCAAGTATTTATATACAGGTAATGAAGGTGGATTAGATATTATCGATTTGTCACCTGAAAAAGATTCTGATATTAATTTCTTTAGAATTCGTATGTTCATTAAACCATCTACACACGAATTGGTAAAATGGGAAATGTATGAAAAAGGAAACTTAATGAAGTATGTATATACTGTTTCTAATTTCAAAAAGAATATTTCTGTTACTGAAAAAGATTTTATGTTCGACACAGCTTCTCATCCTGATGTTGAAGTTGTAGACTTACGATAG
- a CDS encoding BLUF domain-containing protein, translated as MPLNSILYISQKKKTMSNTELSEILTSSRLNNKDKKVTGILLLLNNTFIQVLEGEKEVVESLYNTISQDTRHEMVQLIYEGEIKERNFANWSMGFQTVTWDDLEKVGFEKNFEKNITVGEYFRYKQHQILDILKQFNGLGNLSLNIPE; from the coding sequence ATGCCATTGAATTCAATATTATATATTAGTCAAAAGAAAAAGACCATGTCTAATACTGAGCTTAGCGAGATTCTAACTTCAAGTAGACTCAATAATAAGGATAAAAAAGTGACAGGAATCTTGTTGTTACTTAATAATACTTTTATTCAAGTATTGGAAGGAGAGAAGGAGGTAGTAGAATCATTGTACAATACTATAAGCCAGGATACAAGGCATGAAATGGTTCAACTGATCTATGAAGGAGAGATTAAAGAAAGAAACTTTGCTAATTGGTCGATGGGGTTTCAGACTGTAACTTGGGATGACCTTGAAAAAGTTGGATTTGAAAAAAACTTTGAGAAAAATATTACGGTCGGAGAATATTTTAGATATAAACAACATCAAATTCTTGATATCCTAAAGCAATTTAATGGTTTGGGAAACCTTAGTTTAAATATTCCTGAGTAA
- the manA gene encoding mannose-6-phosphate isomerase, class I has translation MSNTKLFSIKGKVQNYAWGGADFIPEMIGIQKEDQPYAEYWMGAHDNAPAKVGEDQFLNNMIKTSPETTIGKYINDKFGRLPFLFKVLDVKDVLSIQVHPTKVEAEKGFARENAEGIPVTASHRNYKDDNHKPEIMVALSEFWLLHGFKPKAELRETLVNVPEFNDLTEVFDKEGYYGLYKTVMEYSAEEINTKLRSLVDRVMPLYNEGKIEKSSPDYWTAKSVALNPEGTDLDRGIYSIYFFNIVRADIGDAIFQDAGLPHAYMEGQNMELMANSDNVLRGGLTPKHIDVPELLKHVTFEETIPNIMKGELQENGLERIYKSPAPDFELSRISITKDDKYQYTAKTAEIIIVSEGEATVVEGDTSISISRGEVVLLLVDANYTITTSSDAVLFKATAPVK, from the coding sequence ATGTCTAACACGAAATTATTTTCTATTAAAGGGAAAGTACAGAACTACGCTTGGGGTGGAGCAGATTTCATCCCTGAAATGATTGGAATTCAAAAAGAAGATCAACCTTACGCAGAATATTGGATGGGTGCACACGATAATGCTCCAGCCAAAGTAGGCGAAGATCAGTTTTTGAATAATATGATCAAAACTTCTCCTGAGACTACGATTGGAAAATACATTAATGACAAATTCGGTCGACTACCTTTCTTATTTAAAGTTCTTGATGTGAAAGATGTACTATCTATCCAAGTACATCCGACGAAAGTTGAAGCAGAAAAAGGTTTTGCAAGAGAAAATGCAGAAGGTATCCCTGTAACTGCTTCGCATAGAAATTATAAGGATGACAATCATAAACCTGAGATTATGGTTGCATTATCTGAATTCTGGTTATTACATGGTTTTAAACCTAAAGCAGAATTAAGAGAGACTTTAGTTAATGTTCCTGAGTTTAATGATTTAACTGAGGTATTCGATAAAGAAGGATATTATGGTTTATATAAGACCGTAATGGAGTACTCTGCAGAAGAAATCAATACTAAGTTACGTTCGTTAGTAGATCGCGTAATGCCGCTTTACAACGAAGGTAAAATTGAGAAGTCATCACCAGATTATTGGACAGCTAAATCAGTAGCTTTAAACCCTGAAGGAACAGATCTTGATAGAGGGATTTATTCTATCTATTTCTTCAATATCGTTAGAGCAGATATTGGAGATGCTATTTTCCAAGATGCAGGTTTACCTCACGCATATATGGAAGGCCAAAATATGGAGTTAATGGCAAATTCTGATAATGTTCTTAGAGGAGGGTTAACTCCAAAACATATCGATGTTCCAGAACTTTTAAAGCATGTTACTTTTGAAGAGACTATTCCTAATATTATGAAAGGAGAGCTTCAAGAGAATGGTTTAGAAAGAATTTATAAGAGCCCAGCTCCTGACTTTGAATTGAGCCGTATTTCAATCACTAAAGACGATAAGTATCAGTATACTGCTAAAACAGCAGAGATAATTATTGTTTCTGAAGGTGAAGCAACAGTTGTTGAAGGAGATACTTCAATTTCTATTTCAAGAGGAGAAGTAGTATTACTTTTAGTGGATGCTAATTATACAATTACGACATCTAGTGATGCAGTATTGTTTAAAGCTACAGCACCTGTGAAATAG
- a CDS encoding tRNA1(Val) (adenine(37)-N6)-methyltransferase: MNKYQKFDFKKFSLGQEKCAMKIGTDGILLGAWVDVNSPATVNILDVGCGSGLISLMIAQRNPYANIKGIDIEDGAVEQAKDNVDGSSWAKAIQIEKSSLQEVKSDVEYDIIVSNPPFFKNSLKSDADERNSARHTDTLSLSDLFQNSARLLKSGGKLFMIYPFDQLEDIYKIAALHDFYLVKQRTVSHNVNKSPKRVLLSFSYQQKPEKVIKKPFYIRQPHSNEYSDEYIELTKDFHPFL, encoded by the coding sequence ATGAACAAATATCAAAAGTTTGATTTTAAAAAATTCTCATTAGGACAAGAGAAATGTGCAATGAAAATTGGCACCGACGGTATCCTTTTAGGTGCATGGGTTGATGTGAATTCACCGGCTACTGTAAACATTCTTGATGTAGGTTGTGGCTCAGGGTTAATCTCATTAATGATAGCTCAACGCAATCCTTATGCTAATATAAAAGGTATAGATATTGAAGATGGAGCAGTGGAGCAGGCAAAAGACAATGTTGATGGTTCCTCATGGGCAAAAGCTATTCAGATAGAAAAATCATCCTTACAAGAAGTAAAAAGTGATGTAGAGTATGATATTATCGTCTCCAATCCACCTTTTTTCAAAAACTCCTTAAAGTCTGATGCTGACGAAAGAAATTCTGCAAGACATACCGATACACTTTCATTATCTGATTTATTTCAAAATAGTGCAAGGCTTCTAAAGTCAGGAGGAAAATTATTCATGATTTACCCTTTTGACCAACTAGAAGACATTTATAAAATTGCTGCTTTACATGATTTTTATTTAGTAAAACAAAGAACTGTTAGTCATAATGTGAATAAGTCGCCTAAAAGAGTATTACTTTCTTTCAGTTATCAACAAAAACCTGAAAAAGTGATCAAGAAACCTTTTTATATCCGTCAACCACATTCCAATGAATACTCTGATGAGTATATTGAATTAACAAAAGACTTTCATCCCTTTTTATAA
- a CDS encoding helix-turn-helix transcriptional regulator, with product MINQQPRILYFDATSFDNTYKKLQKDVGGDILDHQFIGNTEIGEIHLENFDIQSGFKVSVNRVLLNQDVVVQSIYDHNTPHIYITFLRKNSKLRVQKGNEETKTIANGGAQFSIILHQGQRGMSMDMKKDEEVSWIGVRLKRDDFQGILGIPDIETGHFFEKLINHIYYEESTPELEDIIEEIFQIQKTTIARNAIIFGKGLELTGKLLKKMMLRLHSKKEKKINKHDMSTYFKIKDYILSDYSNIPTTQMISHQFGIGETKLKEEFKQIFDQSIFAFITSHRMMDAHRLIRMTELTIGEIGTKVGYNHLSKFTSAFKRYYDYTPTELRKSLTL from the coding sequence ATGATCAACCAACAGCCTAGAATTCTCTATTTTGATGCGACAAGCTTCGATAATACGTACAAGAAACTTCAAAAAGATGTTGGAGGTGATATCTTAGACCATCAATTCATCGGTAATACGGAAATAGGCGAAATTCATCTTGAAAACTTCGATATACAATCGGGTTTTAAAGTCAGTGTCAATAGAGTTTTACTAAACCAGGATGTTGTAGTACAAAGTATCTACGATCATAATACACCACATATCTATATTACATTTCTCCGAAAAAACTCAAAATTAAGAGTTCAAAAAGGAAATGAAGAAACAAAAACCATTGCCAATGGCGGTGCACAATTCAGCATTATCCTTCATCAAGGACAAAGAGGAATGTCTATGGATATGAAAAAGGATGAAGAAGTAAGCTGGATTGGGGTAAGGTTAAAAAGAGATGACTTTCAAGGAATATTAGGGATTCCAGATATAGAAACTGGCCATTTTTTTGAAAAACTCATTAACCATATCTATTATGAAGAAAGCACACCTGAATTGGAAGACATCATAGAAGAGATTTTTCAAATACAAAAAACCACTATTGCTAGAAACGCAATCATCTTTGGCAAAGGACTAGAACTCACAGGAAAGCTTCTGAAAAAGATGATGCTTAGGTTACATTCAAAAAAAGAAAAAAAGATCAATAAGCATGATATGTCAACCTACTTTAAAATAAAAGACTACATACTCAGTGACTACAGCAATATACCTACAACCCAAATGATCTCCCATCAATTTGGAATTGGAGAAACAAAACTAAAAGAAGAATTCAAACAAATATTTGATCAATCGATTTTTGCGTTCATAACATCACACCGAATGATGGATGCACATCGCCTTATCCGTATGACTGAGCTTACTATAGGTGAAATAGGTACAAAAGTAGGCTACAATCATTTATCAAAGTTTACATCGGCTTTTAAACGTTATTACGACTATACCCCTACAGAACTGAGAAAATCCCTCACTTTATAA
- a CDS encoding class I SAM-dependent methyltransferase, protein MAFDFHADKQVYFNMQTDNANKYVIPFIEQSLKIEKGLRVLEVGCGEGGVLKAFLDKGCFGVGVELSMPRVELAHQFLEEYIEKGQAQVIGKNVYDINVDNDFEDRFDLIILKDVIEHIPDQEKIIHYFRSFLKEHGKIFFGFPPWQMPFGGHQQIVESKVLSKLPYYHLLPRPIYKFILDRGDVSKGLVRELLDIKETGISLERFERICKKEKFGIIEKTLYFINPIYEYKFGLKPRKKIPVLGDIPWLRNFVTTAGFYLVEKH, encoded by the coding sequence ATGGCTTTCGATTTTCATGCGGATAAGCAAGTTTATTTTAACATGCAGACCGATAACGCAAATAAATATGTTATACCTTTTATTGAACAATCACTAAAGATTGAAAAAGGATTACGTGTTTTAGAAGTTGGTTGTGGCGAAGGAGGCGTTCTTAAAGCTTTTTTAGATAAAGGATGTTTTGGTGTGGGTGTAGAACTTAGTATGCCAAGAGTTGAATTGGCACATCAATTCCTAGAAGAATATATTGAGAAAGGACAAGCCCAAGTGATTGGGAAAAATGTTTATGATATAAATGTCGATAACGATTTTGAAGATAGATTCGACTTAATCATCCTTAAGGATGTTATCGAGCACATTCCTGATCAAGAGAAAATTATCCACTATTTTAGATCCTTTCTTAAAGAACATGGTAAAATTTTCTTCGGTTTTCCACCTTGGCAAATGCCTTTTGGAGGACATCAGCAGATTGTAGAAAGTAAAGTGCTGTCTAAGTTACCTTACTATCACTTACTTCCTAGGCCGATTTATAAGTTTATATTGGATAGGGGAGATGTGAGTAAAGGGTTGGTGAGAGAATTACTGGATATTAAAGAAACAGGGATTTCCTTAGAACGATTTGAACGTATCTGTAAAAAAGAAAAGTTCGGTATAATTGAGAAAACACTTTATTTCATCAACCCGATTTATGAATATAAGTTTGGTTTGAAACCGAGAAAGAAAATTCCTGTATTAGGAGATATTCCTTGGTTGAGAAACTTCGTAACAACAGCAGGATTCTACCTTGTAGAAAAGCATTAA